Below is a genomic region from Anoxybacillus flavithermus.
GCATATGCATGATTTCATTCGCTATGCGGCTTTCGAACATGAGTCATTTTTATATCAGAATACAAAAGCATACATAAATAAAAAAGAACGTGACGAAGATACACTCATCATTTTTCGATTTTTCATTAGCATATGGGTCATGTTTTTTAAAAAAGATATACGCGGTATGACGATTCTTGACTATTACTTGAGCACCATTCGTAAACGCGACGTTCGCCCGTCTGTGCTCTCTATTTTGACGTCTTGGAAAGAAGCTTTTCCGTCATTTATGCAAATCGATCATATCGACGGATCCGTTGCACTTGGAACAGATCTTATTACAGGTGAAACAAAGCAAATAAAGTTTTTAGATCAGCATGTTGATTACGAACTTAAAATAGGACAAGTGATTACATGTATTTTCGTTCCACACGGAATATATACAACCTGTTTTTCTACATTTTTCCCTATGCCAACTGTCGCTCCGAATGCATTGAAACATTTTGTGCAAACATATTGGGAGCAATGTAATAAAGACATTAACCAATGGATAGAGCAATACCCATATATTTTTCAACAGTCTCTATCTATTACACTCATTGATACGAGCGAGCTGTCACCAAAACATCAAGAAGTATTGACGATACTTGAGCAAAAAGCAAACATTGACGATATGAGTGCGATGGATACAGTACGCATCATATGGCGCCAATATTGTCAGACAAAAAACCCGAATATTCGCAAACCGGAAGTGTATGCGGCTGCCCTTCATTATATTCTTTTGGAAACAGCTTTACAAGAAGAGTGGATGCCACAAAAACAACTAGCCAACATGTACGGTGTGTCAGCAAGTACGCTTTCCAAACGAATTGACGACTTATACATGACGCTCGAGGACTTAGAGCTAGACTTAGAAGAACAATTCGATGAATTAGCTGAGGAGCTTGGCATAGACGAAGAGTGGGACGACTGGGAAGAAGATGACTGGGACGATGAGGACATCTTTGAAGTATGTGAAGACTGCGATGAAGAGTAAAAGGGAGCGACGGGCTCCCTTTTACAGTTTACTCAACGCCTTTTTTAATAGGGCGTTGCGTTGCGCTGATTTTTGTTGTTCGTACGTTTCACGAAATTCTTTCGCATGATTCGGGCTAAAGCCATTCTTTTTCAGTTCGTTTTCTAGTGCGTTGTAAATGACGTTGAATGCCACATCTGTTTTTGCCTCAAGTTCTTGGGCAGCTGTGTTGTATTTGGAGAAAAAGTAATTAAATGATACTGATTGTCCATTTGCTTTTCTTTCCTTATACTCTCCAATTGCGTGATCGACAAGCGCGTCAATTTTAGCATTTGCTTGTTGTTGCAGATATTCAAACGATGGGCGATATTTGTCTTTAATGCTTGCGACTGTTACTTGTTCGACGGGTTCGTTTGCTTTGTTGTCTTCATTTGTATTATTTTGTTTGTTTGATTCGCTTTCGTTATTTGTTCCTTTTTCATCGGATTTTCCTTCATGTTTTGTTTCATTGTTGTTTGTTTGACTATTTGTGTCGTCTTGCTTCTTTGTTGTGGATGTTTGCTCATTTCCTGAAGCAGATGAATTGCTGTCATCAGGCAACACAATTTCATATTCTTCTTCTACAATTTCAGCTACTTTTTTGTCTACTTTCTTCAAATCTACTTTTTTGTTCGTAAGAAAATAATAGTATCCCCCTGCACCACCAAGAAGTAAAACAATGATGCTAAGTGAAATGATAATCCACTTTTTCACTTGACTGATCTCCTTTCTCTTTGTTCCACTATGTCTATCATACACGATTTTCATAGAACATTGGACATAAAAAAGTGAAAAAAAAGCTGGAAATGTACCTTGATATCGTCATACAATTGAATTACTATAAACTTATGGAAATAAAAGATAGATTAAGGTTGTTAGTATTTTCATATTTACATATATTTGAATGAGGTGATGAAATGAAGAAACATCCGTGGAGTCAAAAGGCATTGCGGGCGATGGTTGCAACGGCGGTTGCTTTCACTCCAGCCGTTGCGATCGGTGGACAAGCTACACATGTTGAGGCAGCACAGGATGAGCTAGGCACGAAAATCTCGAGACTTGTTGCGATTTATAACAATTTAAGTTCAGATGGTGTAGCAGTTTACAACAGGGCTGCAGTAGCTTTAAATGAATTAGATGATAGCGATTGGGAGTACGTTATTGGTTCGACAGTTAAACAAAACATTGATAACAAAGCAGGCACAGGAACGGCAGTAGAAATTGCAAAAGCTTTAGCGGCAATTGTGTATAGTGCCAATGGTTCGGCATTAGAAAGTCACATTCGCTCGTTCCAAGCGGATTATAGCGATGAGTTTGATCGAGTGTTTGGTGCATCTGTAACTGTTGATAAATTAATTACATTTTTTACAGAAGCAGAAAAAGAGGTATGGAATCATTTGGATCAAGCTATCGATTTAGCGGCTAATCCATCAGAAGAACAATACAAGAGTTTTATTCGTACGATTCGGGATGGAGTGGAATCGAAAAATCCAAGTCTTGCTACGTTAGATGCTGATTTAAGAAACGGGATCGGTGCAGGGTTAGACGATTTGTTTAGTATGAAAACAAGATTAGATGAAAAACTTTCTTTAACACCAGGAGAGAAGTCTACTTTAAAAACAGCGCTTATAGCTGCTATTGTAGCTACAGGTAATCCGTATTCATCAGGTGGCGGTAGCACAGGCGGAGGTAGCACAGGTGGCGGTTCAGTTGTGACTCCTCCACCAAGCACAGGTTCAGAAAATGGAAAAGTAAATGTTGGGCAAGATGCGGTAACCACAACAGAGCAAACAAACAGTAAAGGCCAAAAAGAAAAAGTAACTGAAGTGAAAGTAGACAAAATTGCGGACATCGTTAATCTTGTTTCAGCGCAAAATAAAGAAATCGTGTTAGGCGTTGGTACGCTTGGTGCAAATGAAGTGGCAAAAGCGGAAGTGCCAGCGAAGCTATTTGCGGAAGTAGCTACGAAAGAGGCAAAAGCAGTATTAAACGTTCAGGCGGATAAAGCATCATATAAGTTACCTGTGGCGGAAATTCAAGCGAAGCTTGCCGAAATCGCGCAAAAGCTAGGTTCAAGCATAGATAATATAAAAATCGTTATTGAAATGACAAAAGTAAATCCGCCTCAAGGAGTAACTGCGGTATCGGATGCGGTGGAGTTTAACATTGTTGCTACAGCGAACGGAAAAAGCGAAGCGATTACACGGTTTACGCAATATGTGGAACGTGAATTAAAGGGATCGAAAGTATTTATTCCACAACGTTCTGTGGCGGTACGTGTTGATGCAAACGGCAACCTAGTGTCTGTGCCAACTGTGTTTAACGGCGATCGAGCAACGGTAAAATCATTAACAAACTCCACATATGTCGTTGTTGAAAACAATAAAACGTTTGTGGATGTTGATAATGGAAAAACATGGGCAGAAGCCTACATTGAGGCGCTTGCATCTAAGTACATTATTAAAGGAAAAACAGATCAAACATTTGCGCCAAAAGAAAATATGACACGTGCGCAATTTGCTGTTTTACTTGTTCGTGCGCTTGGATTGCCAGGTGAGACATATGATAAACGATTCAAAGATGTGAAAGGAACAGAATGGTTTAACGAAAATGGAGAGCTTGCTGCTGCAGTGAAATATGGCATTATTGAAGGAAAAGGTAATGGTGTATTTGTACCGAATGCACCGGTGACTCGTGCGGAAGCAGCGGTCATGTTTAAACGAGCGCTTGAATTATCATTCTTAAATTATGATATGACGCAGTTAGATCGTACGAAGAAAGTCACTGACTTTAAAGATGCTAGCCAAGTGAAAGCGTGGGCGAAAGACGGTGTTGAAAAAATGTACCAAGCCGGTATTTTCACAGGACGGGAGAATAATCGCTTTGTGCCAGCTGGATATATGACACGTGCAGAAGTAGCTAAAGCATTGGCGGAATTTTTAGCATCTGGAAAATTAATGAACGATGTACAATAAAAAGGGAGCGACGGGCTCCCTTTTTTAAATGAGCTCAATATCTTCTAAAATCATGCTTGCGAAAAAGCCGCTTATATGATGAAGTGCCTCAAGCACCGCTTTTGGATCAGCGTCAAAAAAGTCTTTCATCATCGGCTGGTTTTGTTCATGAATAAACGCGAAAATGAAATCCGTCTTGATTCGATTGCTTAGTAAGACAGGACAATAGCTCAGTTCAAGCTTACGTTTTATATTTTCTTCGTCGCCGAAATGTTTGCGATATACTTCGCGCAACGTTGGCAATTGTTCTTGAATTTTTTTATGCGCATCTGTTACCCAAGCTTGTACCGCTTCAGCAGGTGGAAATTGTTTATGAAGCAAAATAAGTTCAAATATTTTGTTTAATGCAAAGCTTGACTCTGTCGCAAAAGCGACGTTCGTTAAAAGCAATCCGACATACTCTTCCTCCGTTTTCGTCTCTAGCCGCATGTTCATGAAAATTTCTAATATTTCCGAGTGTACTTTCGTTTTCGTCCAATCTTTTGTCAGTTGTTGTATGAGTGCCATCACGGTTCGATTGACCGTATCTTTCGTCCATTGTTCCATCGTGTACACAATCCTTTCTTTACGTATGTATACCATTAGTTTACCAATGTTATGTCGAAGAAGAAATAGTCAATGTTTATAGTCATATGTTATCATTAATAATGTTGTCGAACAATTGAATTGAAGGAGCGTTTTGTATGTCGTTTCAAACGGTTCACATACTCGGAGTTCCGTTTGTTCGTGCGACAATGGATGAAATGATGTCCGTCATTCATGCGCACGTCAAACAACAAAAGCCGTGCTTTATCGTAACGGCGAATCCTGAAATTGTAATGAAAGCAAATGAAGAGCCTACATATATGGCAACGATTCAACAAGCAGATTATGTCGTTGCTGATGGGATCGGGGTGGTAAAAGCAGCTGAATGGCTCGGTACACCGCTTCCCGAACGTGTCGCAGGTTACGATATGTTATGCCGATGTTTACGGATTGCCGACGAGCATCAATATCGCATATATATGATTGGTGCAAAAGAAGAAGTTGTCCAAGCAGCGGCACAACATATTCGTCAACACTATCCGAACGTTCGTTTAGTCGGGGTACGCAACGGCTACTTTGATTGGAACGATCAGACAATTGTCGAAGAAGTGAAACGAGCGGAGCCAGACTTTGTATTTGTTGCGCTCGGTATGGGAAAACAAGAACAATGGATCGCCGAACATATGCATACAGTCGGACGTGGTGTATGGATGGGCGTTGGCGGAAGCTTCGACGTGCTTGCCGGGGTCGTCAAGCGCGCCCCTGAACTATGGATTCGCCTAAATCTCGAATGGCTGTATCGTTTACTGAAACAGCCGACGCGAGCGAAGCGGATGATGGCATTGCCGCGCTTTGCGTGGACAATTTTAAAGCAAAAGGTTGTTGGAAAATGAGCCAGTCATTTGTGAAAGGGACGATCATTTTAACACTCGGCACGATCATCTCGAAAGTGCTTGGCAGCATTTTTCGCATTCCACTGCAAAACATTGCGGGAGATAAGGTGCTTGGCATTTTTAGTCTCGTTTATCCGCTCTATATGGTTGCGCTCATTTTATCGGTTGCGGGGATTCCGATTGCTGTATCGAAATTAATTTCCGAAGCGCGCGCCCAGCAAAAAGAAGACGAAGTCGCGCGACTTATCAAAACCGCAAGCGTATTGGCGTTTAGTTTTGGGGTGCTTAGCTTTTCGCTACTTGCAGGCGGTTCATCTTGGATTGCGCAAGCGCTTGGCGGCGCAGAGGCAAAATGGGCGATTATTGTCGTATCGACGACGCTTCTTATCTCGCCGTATATGGCAGTATATCGCGGATTTTTTCAAGGTCTTGAAAATATGAAGCCAACGGCGGCATCACAAGTACTTGAACAATTTGTGCGCGTCGCTTTTATTTTACTTGTTGCTTTTTATATGGTGAAAGCGGCATATCCTGACGATATCATCGCCGGAGGAATTATGATTGGCTCGCCGCTTGGTGCGCTCGCAAGTCTCGTATACTTACGGACGCTGTATGCTCGCTCTCCTTACCGTCCGAAACGTGTGAAACTGACGCGCACGCAGTGGATGGAGACGAGCAAGACGATTTTAACGTTATCGATTCCCATTGCGCTCGGTGCCCTGGCGATGCCGTTTTTAAATTTAGTCGATTCGCTCTCTGTTCCGCTCTCTCTTCGTTCGTATGGCGTAGGAGCAGACGAAACGAGCTATTTATTCGGACTATATAGCCGCGGAACAGCCCTTGTGCAAATCGCAACCGTATTTTCATCTTCGCTTGTGCTCCCGCTTATCCCGCTTTTAAGCAAACAGTTAGCGAAAGGGGAGTTGACACAAGCGCGACAGACGATTCAAAAATCGTTTGAGTTATCACATTTTTTATCATGGCCGATTGCGGCCGGATTAGCTGGCTTAACGGTTCCTTTGAACATCGCTTTATTTACAAACCACGAAGGAAGCGTGACGATGGCTATCGTGCTAGCAAGTTCCGTATTCACATCGCTCGCTCTGCTTGGGACAGGTATTTTGCAAGGGATTGGCGAGTCTAAACGCGCGGCAGTTATCATTTTAATCGGCTGTCTCGTCAAATGGGGAACAAACATACTGTTCGTTTCTTTGTACGGCTTAATTGGTGCTGGTATTTCGACGCTTGTCACATATGCGTTTATTACATGGGCGAACCATGTTGCGATTCGCCGTCACATATCGCTTTCGTTTTGGAATCGAAAGGTCATCGTCTATGTATTTGCTTCGCTTGTTATGGGCATCAGCTTATTTTTCATTTCCCCAACGTGGGGAAGAATGGCGTCGCTCGTGTATGTAGCGATTGCAACAATCGGCGGCGGTCTGTTTTATGTTGGAATTGCACTCGCACTCGGTGGAGTAAGACTTCAAGAGCTTCGCCAATGGTTGAATCAAACGAAGAAGGGATGAAGCACGTGAAAAAATGGTTGTTGATTATCATCGCGCTTTCGCTACTGCTCATCGCCCCAGCGATCAGCAAGCGTCATAAAGCAG
It encodes:
- a CDS encoding glycosyltransferase; protein product: MSFQTVHILGVPFVRATMDEMMSVIHAHVKQQKPCFIVTANPEIVMKANEEPTYMATIQQADYVVADGIGVVKAAEWLGTPLPERVAGYDMLCRCLRIADEHQYRIYMIGAKEEVVQAAAQHIRQHYPNVRLVGVRNGYFDWNDQTIVEEVKRAEPDFVFVALGMGKQEQWIAEHMHTVGRGVWMGVGGSFDVLAGVVKRAPELWIRLNLEWLYRLLKQPTRAKRMMALPRFAWTILKQKVVGK
- a CDS encoding polysaccharide biosynthesis/transport protein; translated protein: MSQSFVKGTIILTLGTIISKVLGSIFRIPLQNIAGDKVLGIFSLVYPLYMVALILSVAGIPIAVSKLISEARAQQKEDEVARLIKTASVLAFSFGVLSFSLLAGGSSWIAQALGGAEAKWAIIVVSTTLLISPYMAVYRGFFQGLENMKPTAASQVLEQFVRVAFILLVAFYMVKAAYPDDIIAGGIMIGSPLGALASLVYLRTLYARSPYRPKRVKLTRTQWMETSKTILTLSIPIALGALAMPFLNLVDSLSVPLSLRSYGVGADETSYLFGLYSRGTALVQIATVFSSSLVLPLIPLLSKQLAKGELTQARQTIQKSFELSHFLSWPIAAGLAGLTVPLNIALFTNHEGSVTMAIVLASSVFTSLALLGTGILQGIGESKRAAVIILIGCLVKWGTNILFVSLYGLIGAGISTLVTYAFITWANHVAIRRHISLSFWNRKVIVYVFASLVMGISLFFISPTWGRMASLVYVAIATIGGGLFYVGIALALGGVRLQELRQWLNQTKKG